The genomic DNA catggttgtcctatggttattttgcatacaaccttcccataatgttctgggaatggtgcaggatacccagctagcacataatgttctgagaaccatgtgTTTCTTAGGTGGGAATTTCAGTCTAACGTTTCCTGCAGGTTTCCTCAGGGTTCTATTTAAAGTAacgttctcaaattgttccaagaACGCTAAGAAACAATGTTTTTTAGTGGGACTTTTTGTATTTTAGCATAACAttttctgcaggtttcctcatggttctactTAAAGctatgttctcagaacattaggAAAACGTTCCATAAAAACCGCAAGAAAATGCTAGTAACGTTCAAAGaatattattaaaaaaatatgaacATTCTCAGcctcaacaaaactctctctatcctctgtcTTATTAAGTAttttcaggtgtgttggccgcacccactaattggccacatctgatcttaatgagtgcatgtttcctttgaaatggggtctgtttgaatagactaaaattaacagctttgagtttaaaaaaaataacatggcatgctagctccatcctggtggcgcagtggactaattccatggatagagaacagaagatcataaGCTCAAATCTCACTGATGCCGTGCCACAATAAACAATAAATGTGTTTGCATTATTAATGCCTAAGCATATTAATTAATAAAACTTTCAGGTAACAATAGTAAAATGTTCTCAACCTCCCtgtaatgtaaaaatgtatgttcCTAGAATAGACTGAATGTTCTCAGCTTTACCGGCCAGGAAACGTATGGCTTTGTTCCCAGAAttaatgggaaaccaaaaatgtacattcccacaacttccaagaaACTTAATGTGCAAGCTAGCTATATTATACATGATGTACACTGTATGTCATGTATATGTGCCTGACTAAATAGAGCTAGTTCTCTGTGTGCATAAGTGTATGATGGGAGTCCCCTGCACAGCTGGCTAGGTTTATCCCAGATGTCCCATACCAGTACACTGGCTGATGGGggtggacaggcaggcagggagtcagtcaggctggcaggcagggagacagacagctaAAGAGCGAAGGCTACAGTAAGTCCACACGGTTAGGGATCACTGCTGGGGTGAAGGATTGACAAATTATAGGAGTGTAGTAGACAAGTGCTGAGGGGGGAATTAAAAGCTGTACACTTCATTACACTTAATTATGCGTGAGCAGATACTGACCTTGTTGCCCAGTGTCCTTCATATTAATGCCGGACCAGGGTAAGGACTTGGCTATAGGATGCAGACCAGATCAGGGTCAGATGGGAAAGGTTCTCTGGATATGGCAGAAGTTTGATGGAGGTCACTTTTCACATGTGATCCTCTAACTGTACCGTCCTTTGACATCCGACAGAAATAGCCCGAAACATGCTGTCACGTGTCGTTAAAACCGTTGGATTTCACAATATTTATTTGGTCTATATTATTGTGACTGGCAGTTGTAGAATAAGGATATAACCTACATGAGAAACACAGAGTAGCCTAAAATATCAGAACATCCTGAAAGTATTAGTCATCATTTACCAAATTCAAATTACCGACATTCATTTCAGCCTCAAATTCTAATGATCTCAAATCATGACACGTGTCGTGTACCTGTTTTCTATCTCAAGCCTGTTCACTTTTTAAACAGATGGGGTTTCTCTTTCATCAACGCCTCATTGAAGCGGCCATTTTTTCCCCCTGCTGTAGAGAGGAGATGTGTCTCTCTTGGTGATCCACAGAGCTCTGTTAGGAATCTTCCCAGAATGCAATGCAAGCGGAAGCTGTCCTGTAATGAATACGGAGCTTCTAAACTGGAATAGTCCCTGAGGCAAGAGAACCGACTTTTTTAGACGCTAAAACTAGTCAATGTagagttgaaaaatatgttgtacATTTGCTGTGTCACTGTAACGTCTCATAATATTTAGTCGTGTCATAATGTGACTCATAATTTGGAGGAAAAGCCTCCAAGTGCAGTAGCTATTTTAAATAGATATGTCCTTTTGCAGGACTTTAGTTTTTTTTACCCATCAACGTATGAACGTTAAAGTGGCGTTTCCTCTGGCTGGGGACGGCCCATTTTCCAAATGGGATAAAACCAAAACCAATCCCCTGGCTACTGAATAATGGATGTAGGTGTAGTCACACAGCCacagttctctctgtctgttgtcgcTCTCTAAACGCGGTCACAACAGCTTTAGTGTACTCTCACAGCTGGTCCCATTACGCTTCTTCACCGTCCTTACCAGTTTGATGTTtgcagatctgaagggtctggataggtataagcaTATATTGCTTCCATCTTACAGATCTGCATTGAAGTGCCAAAGGAAAGGGGTAGAGAGTGAATTGGGACCGGCTGACAAGAGTGCTCAGACCACTTTTGGACCACGCACATTCTCCTCTACCTGTTCAGTCTCACTTTGCTTGAACCACGGTCAGACCAGGTTGAGGTTGAGAGTCATGTCCCCATCCCTGAACCCTCTACTCTGAACCCTGAGGGGGAGTTCACGTCCTTTTGCTGTGTACGCGTGGGAAGGAAAGCGAGGAGCCGCGGAGGGATGTAGTCAGCTAGCTTCAGGCCCTGCTCAACTGGGTTGTGGGTAACATGCTGCCATGGCAACCACTATTCACTGGCCCCCAGGCCAAAAAATGCTCTTTGcgtactctctctctcgttctcactTCATCttacatgttctctctctctctcccatttgcttcctctctctctctgtttttctctctccatcttgctttctctctctctgccccattcgCTATCTctctgattttttttctctctctctctctctctggcagtttgtctctctctctctggcatcaCAAAGCAGTGGGCTGAACTTCTTGACAGCAAAACCACTGTACTGAAAGAGGTTGGTGAGAGAGCCCTTGGAGGGCCTTGCTATTCTCTCGCTGCTGGCAGAAAAATAGGCAAACGAAAGACAGTTTCCTATTTTGCCACTGTAATTCTCCAACTGAGCCTCATAGGCTcatagggagggggggggggggtatatatatggccaagggctgttcttatgcacaacgcaacatggagtgcctggatacagtccttagccgtggtatattggccatatatcacaaacccctgaggtgtcttattactattataaactggttaccaatgtaataagagcagtaaaaatactttttttgttaTACCCGGCAGTCAGCCGATCAGCATTAATGCCTCGAACCATCCAGTTTATAATTGTAAATATACCCATAGTATTTCATACTCTGTCATTCTGAATGGGTTTAAGGTTGGTTTTATTATAGTGTCAGATTCCACCCAAACAACATGGGAATCATTGAAGGTGGAGAACTAGACAGCCTTGTGTCTGGTCTGAGGCCTCTGTCTATATTTCTACTGGGCATACAGACATATAGCCTTGTGTCTATATGTCCATATAGCTTTGTGCCAGCTCTACTGGGGCCCTGTAGTTCTCATATTTCACCCCAGAGAGAGcagggcagagtgagagagatggactCGACCTCGCTCTGTCACCTAAATTCTCCTCTAATGAATAGCCCATCGATTTCCGTTCTGCTCCGCCGCGGCCGTCCGCTCATGCCTTTCTGTTTCCCATTAGTGCACTTTAACTGTGATGATAAATGCTCAGCTCAGCTGGCATCGCCACAAGCAGCCTAGCCCTGGATGAGGCCCCTCGTTTAAAGCAGGAAGTGGAGTAGTAGTGGAACATTCCATTTGACAAGGGGGCACAAGACTCCGACCTGTTTGTCCAATTTCGACAAACCCGCTTTGAGTTCTGGTCGTTTAGCCAGTTTCTCTGCTGAGATGGTAGGGTAGTTAGTGCCCCATTCGCATCCATCCATGCCTTGCCTTGGTACTTCATTAACATTAATGGGATAGAGATCCATTACGCAACACTTTCTCCGTCTTCGTACTATGCAACCGACTAACGCCTCATCTTTGAGTTTCAGCTTCCCCCTCAGCAGCAGCTGCCTGCTAAGTTTAACCCTTTGTGTTTTCTGGATAAGCCAACCTTAGTGCTGTCTGGAAGTATTACTATTAGGCATAGCATGCAGACAAGATTCTGTAGCACTCTTATCTCAATGCCTGTAACAAGCTGTTCATATCCAGTTGACGTTGTAGTCCATAGTCCTGTGAATCGTCAGTTGGAAGCAACACTAATGAGGGCGACTAAATGCTTTTCCGGATATTATGGGATTCCATTGATGTTGGCATGTGGATGTCATTAACAGTTAACTCTGTCACCCGTCACTATAGAAACGGTCACCCGTCACTATAGAAATAGCCTATAGGCCCCTTCTTTTCAGTGAGAAGTCTGTCCCGACATTCATTTCAGCCTCATAaattgaatttaaaaaataaactatGGGTACATCCTCCAAAATTGAAAATATGAAATCACAATGGATTTGTTTATTTGGAGGAATAACTGTAAAAGAAAGAGCCATAACACTCCTGAAGAAATTTGCCGGTCTGTAATTAGTGTGAGAGATGCCAATTGGAGCAGGTCGTCATGGAAACAGTGGCACATGTAAGGGAGTGCAAAATCTTCCCAGAGTAACTTCCCACGTTTGCAATGCAGAGCTATTTATAATGCGCAGTTACATAAGCCTGAACACTTGTCTTCAGTGCAAtggtttttttcttctcatttttggTTCCTTcgttctctcttttcccctctaaCAACACTGCTGTTGCCTCCTTCTCCGAGGAACCAGCAACCATGGCACTGTCAAACCCGCTCCACTGCCTCCCACAATGGTCCTTCATTACAACCCTGCCCGTAACTCTTTGTGAGCTTATCACTGTGCACTGCCGATGCCACGTCAGATTGAATGGTcttgaaacaaaacaaaaaagaatAGAAGTCATGGTTACACTGTAGAGTTTTGGTTTTGTAGCTGCCGTAGGCAAAGCATTGTACCGTTGACTCACCATATGACACAGTATCATTCAATATAGCATAACCCTCATAACTCTCTCATCCTGCCTTGGTTGAACTAGTAGTGTCCATTAGATGGTATGACTGGGTGCTGTGCACAGAGGACTGGTCAGGGATCTAATCTAGCAATATGTgaagtcaaaggttaatgatagAATCTCGTGTTGCTACCACTGGTTAGCATTGGTTCTGTATACGTTCTATGAACATCCAATAGGAGATCTTGGGGAGGATTTGACCTATCGGCAGTTCCACACATCTGGGtggtattcattagggcacaccataGGAAAACGCGTTGCAACGGAAAACGAAAACAAGCTGAAAATGAaaacaagttcaggtagtccatccctgtttgtctgttttcttccgtttggtgcctaatgaacacagccCAGGTCTGTTTGCCTGTGGCCCAGAAACCACTGCTCTGACAATAAGTAGCAATCATTTATTTAGAATTAGACTGTGCATTATTTATGCCATTGGTTAAAAGGGATTCATTTAGAATTAGACGGTGCATTATTCATGCCATTGGTCAAAAGTGCTTTGTGTATGTTTCTCTATGAAGACAAAGGAAAGGGATTTTTGGGGGGGAGTAGATTGGAAGATAGGAGCTTGTACTACGGAGCACATGTAATATTTAACACTCCTGGGTGCCAGAGCGTGTCAATTCTAACTGGTAAAGTTGCAATGATGAAGTGAAAATGGTTCCGATATGGTAAGATGAATGAAGAGAAGACATGTTGTGGCTCTTGGTTGGAGACAGTGACACTACTGTATCTGTCAACTTCACTGTAAATGTGACTGTTTCTGTCAAAGCATTGTTTACTCCACACAGGTTAGCAAGAATGCGTATTCTCAAGGCTTTCAGGCTACAGCATACAGTGAATCCCTTTCTCAGTCAAATGGGCTGCTAAATCGGATCACATTTAGCATTTATGAATTCACTAATTCATGATTAATTAAGCAGTGACGGTTGCTCTCCAGGACAAAAACCTACATAGTATAGTTCCAATGTATGCCTACATTATAATGTAGCAAGTTATAGGCTAATGtagctcaacaacaaaaaacattgacCAACTGTGTAGCTAAGCAAggtgctctctgtctccccctgcaggTTGCTTCGAATGCTGCATCAAGTGTCTGGGCGGCGTGCCCTACGCCTCGCTGGTGGCCACCATCCTCTGTTTCTCGGGCGTGGCTCTGTTCTGCGGGTGTGGTCACGTGGCGCTGACCGGCACACTGACCATGCTGGAGAATCACTTCTCTCAGATCACCACTGACCACGCCACCCTCACCATCGTGTaagttgtgtattgtgtgtgtcgggggggggggtcgggtggtagagtgtgtgtgtgtgagagaaagggaACACATTTTTTCTGTTGTATCTCCTATATGTCTTTACCTATATGTCAACCTTTACAGTTTGTTAAGGTCTTTGAACAAGTCTTATCCAGGTTATTCAATATGAATGTGCCTGTCTTCACATTGTTTACTGTATCTGTCCGAGCAGGATCCAGACCATGCAGTACGTCATCTACGGCATCGCCTCCTTCTTCTTTGTTTATGGGATCATCCTGCTGGCTGAGGGTTTCTACACCACCAGCGCCGTCAAGAAGGAGCTGCAGAGCCAGTTCAAGACCACCGTGTGTGGCCGCTGCATCACAGCCACGGTGAGACATGAATACACACATTGCACTCatgaatacatacacacacacatacagtcacgTGCATGCATACATGCGCACACACGTACAACCGCACACATGACGTTCATGACGTGCATGCGTTTACACACATacagctatacacacacaccctggaggGTAACTGGCACAGTTTGTACTCTCTAGCCTGATGAGTGTAATCGCTGCAGATGTTCAGTAACATCAGCCTTTAAGGCTGCTATGAGGACGGTTGTATCCTCCTGAGTGTCGTCAAGCTAACGTCGGATGAAACGTTTTTATCTTCCCACCCTTCTAACCAGTATTGTGTCATGTATCAGGGAAATGTGGATGACGATATGGTGATGAAGATGATGACGAGCTTGGTTATAAATATCCTCTGTCATTAGGTCGTACTGATGGATACTTATACATGGTACAGTGTTATGTTAGGCATAGCAGTAGATTTCAATGTCAAGGTTGTTGATGATGATCAAGACAACgaggaggatgatgaggatgatgatgatgataactgACGATGATGATCAAATTgcattggtcacgtacacatttttagcagatgttattgcgggtgttgcgaaatgcttATATTATGATGATGACGACAACGAGGGGGATTACGACGAGGGTGATTATGTCACTagctcctctccctcttcatcagTTTGTGTTCCTTACGTATATCCTGGGCCTGGCCTTCCTGGGGATCTTTGGCTTCTCAGCCATTCCCGTCTTCCTCTTCTACAACATGTGGACTACCTGTGCTGCCATGAAGTCCCCCATGGCCAACATCACCGATCCCGACTCCATCTGTGTGGACGTCAGGCAGTACGGTGAGTGTCactcagtaacacacacactggtccgtGTAGTAACATTTCAACCTGGTTGGAGTATGGAGTTCTGCCTATAGCATCCAGCAGAACACGCCCATGTATAGATTTGTCACATCCCGATATAGCCCTGCATAAGGGCCTAATGTGTGACATACATCCTACCACTGCCAAGTGGATGTATCCTATTAACATTATGCCTTCGCTACGGGTGCCTTTACATGTCAATATCTATAGGGTGTTTAAGTAATTTACGGCATTGATATCTATGACATGTTTATAACTATTACCATCACCCTGAAGCAGTGCGCCATCATCATCTGTCCACTTAAATGGCAGATGGTATAAACAGTTAACATTTACTATCACATGAGGTCAACTCAACTGTTTTTTCCAACAAATGTTGTACAAGTGAAGTGATTGACCACTCTGCGCTGAATAGGGCCTGTCTGTTGCTCCTAACCGATATCTCTCGTTCCTGATTGTCTAGGTATTATTCCATGGAATGCGACACCCGGCAAAGCCTGCGGATCTACACTAGGAGACATCTGTAGCACCAGCGAGGTAAGAACGgcaaccccctcctcctcctgtaaaTCTTTATGCACATCATATGAACCTTCATGAACCTCATATAATAGGAATATCATATAAACCTTCCTATTCACTACtttttggggggaaaaaaacaaacatgttttagacatttgtcaAAAGCACAAAAATAGAACATTCTTCATCACTGTACTGCAATTATACAGAGGCTGATTGTGGAAAGGACATATTTTATGAGTGTCAATCAAAGTATCATCACTAACCAGAGATCGGTCTCCATGTTTTCCAGTTCTACCTGTCTTTCCACCTGTACATTGTTGCGTGTGCTGGGGCAGGCGCCACCCTCATTGCATTGGTAAGCTTTGGATGCCCTATATCCCAAATTCCCCATGTTTGAATAATTTGCATGCGTTGCCATGGTACACTGATCTGTTGCCATGGTAATCCCTCCTCCACGCTTCATGGTTCCGACTCAGTTTTCCTGAGGGTGTAAGTCTGCCCTATAGCTTCTGGCTGGACACACACTGACATAGCCAGGAGCTCTTTCATCTGGCCTAACACACATTTACTTTGTGGCCAATGAAGAGGAATGCCTCACAAGACTCTGACCATACAGTATTTTGTACCAGAGATGATAGAACAAGAACTGCATGTCTTCATAGGTGGAGCTAATGATTTGTACATAAACATTTTTTTGCAAATAATGAAGTTGTTTTATCCCATTGGTGTGGTTGTCATTATGTGATGGCTAGTTGAATTCAGTAATGGGGTCATGAGGCCATGCTCTCCACTGAGGCAACAGGGCTTAATAAGGTCTTTCAGCTACTCTACCAAACTTGGATTGCTCATTAGTGCGTGTGAGAAGATTCAGCACATAGACGGCCATCTGAAATTGTGTGCGCTGTGGCAGTCTAACTTTGTTTGTAGATGTAGATCCATGCAATATGAAGGTACAGTACTGCACAATCTAGCCAGATGCCACCCCAAGAACAGCACTGGCCTCCCAAAGGCCTCCTGGTCATTGACTTTGTTTCTCACCCCAGTCTGTCTTCTCGTCTCTCCCTCccagctgatctacatgatggcCACCACGTATAACTATGCTGTTCTCAAGTTTATGAGCCACGGCAACCGCCGCTCTACAAAGTTCTCCGAGCCATATTAGAGAGCGcgagaatgagagaagagagagaaatgatagaaagtgagagagcaaaaaaaaagaaagatagTTAaaaaaaggaagaaagaaagaaagatgaagagaaagaaagagcgagagggtggggagggggagtATGTACTGCAGCATGTAGAGAAAATGTGTGCGACTGTCAACGTAATGCAGATAGATCTGTGCCTTTGCGTCCAAGCCTATTGCCACACACGCCTTTTGAACCACACTGAGGGACTAGTGAGTGCATGATTAGCAAACATGGCTGAGGTCCCTCACATTCTCTCTCCAGACAGGATATGTGCCTAGAAGTACTGATCCAGTACAGTAGGAGTACAGCACCATGTGGGACCACCAGTCAAGGCTATGGCTAGGCTGACCCGTTCATTCAAGTAGAGCAGGCACAGAGCATTGAGGACGGATAGATTAGCAATACAAAAGGGACAACGCCAGTGTAAGAACAAGGGAATATTTGTGTTGCTGTATCTAGCTTCAGATTACTACAATATTCTGTAGTTATTCTAATTGAAGGATATAGTTTTCTTTTCAATGAGACTTCAATATCTTTCCCCCAAATTCCAACTGTCTAGCTTGAAGTTAGTCTTTTTTAGCCTGTTTAGGCTAGTCTCTTTTTGTGATATTTGTTATGAAAGATGTTGTGCCTTTTTAGTTTATGCTAAATAAACATAAAATGTGAAGGAAAACCAAGACCATTGTCCTCTCTTTTTAGGATAGTGACTGTTTGGAGAAAATTAATCCCCACTGacttgttttttttgtcatttagtaATACTAACCTAGCCAACCTAACCAAAAAATACTGACATTGTACAGTAGCAATGCTAATATGTCTCATTTGACATCTGGTAGACTGGTCAACATGATATGTATCTTCTACTTATATAGTTCGCTTTGGCTAACTAACCCTCTCACTGGCCACCACCCTGTGCACTTTcctttccctcactccctccctccctccctatttctgttctcccttcctctcttctctctgtttcccccctccccacacagatCCACTATCTGATGATCCTGTCGGCAAACTGGGCCTACCTGAGGAGCTCCTGCAACCAGAACGAGTACCAGGACATCAAGACAAAGGACGACGACGTGGAGGAAGGTGGCTCCAAGGAGGGTCTCAACTCCTCTTACTCATAAGAACCGGCCAACCACCCCTTCACACACTTCCTCACACCTAACCTCCAACCCCCTTCTGGGTAAAACCAACACCTGGGTCTCCTTCACTATGGGCGGTGTTCTGACTTGAGATATGTTCACTCAACTCAAATTTTCACACGTTGGCTACGTTTACACAGGGAGCACAATTCTGTTattttttcccactaattggtccTATGACCAATCATATCTTTTCACATCAACTCTTTTTCAGAGcttatctgattggtcaaaagaccaattagtgaacaaaatatcagaattggactgcctgtgtaaatgaAATGCAGCCCATGTCTTCCATTAACATCAATGGACAATTTAAGCTAAGGTCTGAGTTGAGCACACTTTTCTCAAATCTGAATCATGTCCTTTGTCCAAACAGGAGCAAACGTTTTCAAACGGAACAGGTATATGAGAAGTTCCTATTGGATTAGCTCAGGTTAGGCGGTACCTGTTCCTGTTTGCTCTCGATTGGACCGTTACTGAGCGCAACCCTGCTGCCATAGCCTAACTGCTCTGAGTCAATCACAGCACAGCACTAACACAGCGAATAACCGCCTCACAACAAGGTCACTGTCTGCACAACTCCTGAGGAAGCGTGCCACAAAATGTCCTGTTTCTTTGGTGTtttatatatatgaatatattgtGCGAATGTGTATgtatgaatgtttttttttttttatactacTTCAAAATATGACAGGTTTACTATTATATTTATCTGGTCTTCTCTTATTTCTGGTATTTTTCTCCTTTGGTTATCTTATCGCAACCCTGTTTTATCTGATTTAGTTTTTTGCTTTTTTTATGGTAATGCTTGTATCAAAAATATAAAGAAGTAAAGTAGACTTCCAAAACCCATGTAAACATTACATACACAGCATCTCAGGGTGCCTCTCATAGAATATAGTCCTACTATTACGTTAACTTTCCCAATCCTTTGTTGACACCCAGCAATTTCTGTTAAGTAATTCTTCATTTTGGCCTGAGGAGAAAAACGTGTGCTGTACCCTAACCGGATTGGACACATTCACTAATGTGACTGTTGGCCCAAAGCAGCAGTTCTGTCAGCAGCTGTCTGCAGTGTTAACGCATTACCTTGACCCGCAAGGGAAACATCTAGACAGACAGATCAgtctgtgctgtcttgccaattcCTATGGTCATAATAACacgacaatgaccataggagttggcaagacagcacaaacatatctgggaccaggctagtgaaCCTCCACCTAGCCCTCTGTATGGCAGTTTTTCTCTGGAAACGGCATTGCTTCTAAACCCACAGGACTAACCAACACTCAAGGTCAGATTGCCTTGTTCTGTTTGTAAGTGATACATTATACATACCTCAGGTACTAAACCAAAATAAAAACtccactagcctggtcccagatctgtttgtgctttatAGCTCCTATGTTTGGCATGATAATGaacataggagttggcaagacagcgcAAATagctctgggaccaggctaacactTCACTGATTAAGCACACACTTGTTACATGGCAATGCCACAGCTGAAGTGAACATAACAAAAGGCCCAATGTTTGTGAACTGTGAAGGGTGGATTTCTTTCTCCTCCCGGTTTTTGGAATCATACATTCACTTTCCTCAAGACAAGGCCACCCTTAAAGGGGTGAAGTTCACCTGTAAATATATGGACCGCCCCAAAGGAAGTTCTATTGAATGACACGTCCTGAATGTGGAGAGCACGGTCAATGTTTTACCATGCTATTTTACCTTTGATTATCAATATGTAAATGTTTCCTTTTGGAGTATATGTTTAGCATCCAATGACTTGTTCTGCATTAAATATAATAGTAATGTGACATCTTTTAAAACGGTATGTTGTGAGAAGGAAGCAAATACAGTCATGATGGCGGTGGTGCTTGTATTgtatacattttgaaatgtgaaggagaaaaaaatgtacaaaatggttttcaatgttttttttaatcagtttTAGGCAGCTGAA from Oncorhynchus clarkii lewisi isolate Uvic-CL-2024 chromosome 7, UVic_Ocla_1.0, whole genome shotgun sequence includes the following:
- the LOC139412997 gene encoding neuronal membrane glycoprotein M6-b-like isoform X3, with the protein product MGCFECCIKCLGGVPYASLVATILCFSGVALFCGCGHVALTGTLTMLENHFSQITTDHATLTIVIQTMQYVIYGIASFFFVYGIILLAEGFYTTSAVKKELQSQFKTTVCGRCITATFVFLTYILGLAFLGIFGFSAIPVFLFYNMWTTCAAMKSPMANITDPDSICVDVRQYGIIPWNATPGKACGSTLGDICSTSEFYLSFHLYIVACAGAGATLIALIHYLMILSANWAYLRSSCNQNEYQDIKTKDDDVEEGGSKEGLNSSYS
- the LOC139412997 gene encoding neuronal membrane glycoprotein M6-b-like isoform X2 — translated: MDGTKPVMESTTEENQEEREESKGCFECCIKCLGGVPYASLVATILCFSGVALFCGCGHVALTGTLTMLENHFSQITTDHATLTIVIQTMQYVIYGIASFFFVYGIILLAEGFYTTSAVKKELQSQFKTTVCGRCITATFVFLTYILGLAFLGIFGFSAIPVFLFYNMWTTCAAMKSPMANITDPDSICVDVRQYGIIPWNATPGKACGSTLGDICSTSEFYLSFHLYIVACAGAGATLIALLIYMMATTYNYAVLKFMSHGNRRSTKFSEPY
- the LOC139412997 gene encoding neuronal membrane glycoprotein M6-b-like isoform X1 yields the protein MDGTKPVMESTTEENQEEREESKGCFECCIKCLGGVPYASLVATILCFSGVALFCGCGHVALTGTLTMLENHFSQITTDHATLTIVIQTMQYVIYGIASFFFVYGIILLAEGFYTTSAVKKELQSQFKTTVCGRCITATFVFLTYILGLAFLGIFGFSAIPVFLFYNMWTTCAAMKSPMANITDPDSICVDVRQYGIIPWNATPGKACGSTLGDICSTSEFYLSFHLYIVACAGAGATLIALIHYLMILSANWAYLRSSCNQNEYQDIKTKDDDVEEGGSKEGLNSSYS